The Fervidibacillus albus genome contains a region encoding:
- a CDS encoding FadR/GntR family transcriptional regulator has translation MNEREKQTKVYLEIVKQIKNIIDEHQLSPGGKLPSERELAEQLQAGRSSVREALRALELLGLIETRRGEGTFIADFRNHRLVEILSGFILNNDQAKKDVSETKRMLERSAIHLLIDQKKRMDPLVFKDMDEHTYFQTMIEKTDNFLLLKIWRILSNFELSLQVKHTLKKDSYIQLIEAINEGNKEKVDRFFLHERTVLNR, from the coding sequence ATGAATGAACGCGAGAAGCAGACGAAAGTTTATTTAGAAATTGTTAAACAAATAAAAAACATTATCGACGAACATCAACTAAGTCCAGGAGGGAAACTTCCTTCCGAACGGGAATTAGCTGAACAGTTACAGGCGGGACGTTCTTCTGTTCGGGAAGCGTTACGGGCGTTGGAATTGCTCGGATTAATTGAAACGCGAAGAGGAGAAGGAACGTTTATCGCCGATTTCCGCAATCATCGTCTCGTCGAAATTTTAAGTGGTTTCATTTTAAATAACGATCAAGCAAAAAAAGACGTCTCGGAAACGAAACGAATGCTCGAACGTTCGGCCATTCATTTGTTGATTGATCAAAAAAAACGAATGGATCCGCTCGTGTTTAAAGATATGGATGAACACACTTACTTTCAAACGATGATTGAAAAAACCGACAACTTCTTATTATTGAAAATTTGGCGGATTTTATCGAATTTCGAATTATCTTTACAAGTGAAACATACATTGAAGAAAGATTCGTATATCCAATTAATCGAAGCGATTAATGAAGGAAATAAGGAAAAAGTAGATCGTTTTTTTTTACATGAACGAACGGTTTTGAATCGTTAA